The window AACCAAGAACTTGCAGTTGCCTTTAAATGCACGATTTGGCCACAGTTAAGCTAACTGCACTGTTGTCATTGTGCATTCATGGTGATAAGTTTGTTAGTACATCCAAGTACTGTAAGGCAAGATAAGACAATTCACATATTATGTCCAAAAGCATAATAATAATGGTATCAGGTACAATATGGACCAGGATTAGAATAGTCTTGTCTTCCATCTCTACATCATGCACCGGTGCCTTCCCCCCAAATCGTCATCACCTCTCCTGCCTCGGTCTCCTCCAGTCACCCTGTATCcgttcctctcttctcatcttccCCGCTCTCGCTTGTCTTTCCTCCTCTTGCTGTTCTTCTTGTCGAGAATTTGTCTCAGGGTGCTGCTCATGTAGAAAGGTCTGGCAGCAGAGCCGCTGTTCACCTCCAGATCCACCACTAAGGACAGGAACACACAGCCAGTCACATACCACAGACACTATGTTTACATACCCCTTAACCTACCATTAAACATTCTCTAACACAGTCATATTCCTACAAATCGATTTTAAAATGCCAAACTCATTTTTCATACTTACTCTCAAAGCACAGTTTCACAAAATCCACTTGATCCCAACCAAACCATCTTTTATTACCATTGTTTGACAACAGGTCTTCCCCAAATCCTGTGCAATACCACAAACCCAGTGTCAATGTAAATATTTCATAAACCCTCTGTTTAATACAAATTAAGATATCAATTACCCAAGAGTTGTGCTATAATTGAACCTTTCACAaaaacaaccccccccaaaaaaatggagTCATCGATACAAAAGAGTGCCGCTGTACAAAAACATTAAAAACCCTCCAAACCAGATGCGAGTTACAGTACCTAGTATTAAAAACAGCACTACTATTCCATATAAAAGGACTAAAAATGGCTTTAACATCCTTGTAGAAACGGTATTTCTTTTAGAAACGGTTCTCGGCGTTAGAATGTAAAACCACAAAACCAACAAAGAGGAACATTTCTCCCAGGTAGAATTAGGCACGTTTACTAGCAACTGCATTCGGGAATTCCTGAAACGTGTCAGGGTCTATTCAAATCTCATTCTTAGCATCAGCATCCGTGTGTACAAGAAGTCTTGAACCTTCGTTGGTCAACATTATATCTGTCACTTACAGCATATCAAGGATTGTTAAACCAAACCGTCCTACAAGTGTCTGCGACTCTGTAGACTCGTGGGTGCGTTCGGGTTTATCTATGTAGCATTACACGTTAAGTTAAGTTTGGAGCAGTGTTCTTTGTGCCCAGGACTCTGTAGAAGTATCTGTAACAGTGTCAATAAATATGGTGGACCAAAAATGCCTCTTCACCTAATGTTAAGCATAAACAGCCAAAACAACAATCATGCTTGACAGAAAAGCCACCTCGAAGTTATTTTCCACACACGAGTGCCTAAAACAGCTCTGAGGTTGGGTAAaacctcccccaatcctaaccttaaccactggtGAGGAAAATGCTAAACAGACCAACCCAAGATCAGCGTCTAAGGGCAACTTCACCTTAAACGTGACCTTACATGACAGTACATATAACCGTTGCACAAACACAGTAGTGTCAGAAGGGGGTGCCCTTGTACTGTGCCACCCCACAACTCCATAATGTCTTGACCATCTGAAAAAGTACACCAATTGCATCCGAAATACAGAGATCTCCTTTTGCAGTATGTGTGCCTCTTGCTATGTGTTGGGCTAATGGCAATATCACccttgtctcacacacacacacacacacacacacacacacacacacacacacacaccactgtgctACTGCAGCGCTCTCCAAGTAAGGCAGAGATCAGCAGTGTCGGCACGGCAGAGAAAGAAAGGGACAGAAGCACGACAGAGGAAAAAAGGCAAGTATCAGAAGTATCAACGGCGGTGGCGGCAAGAGGGAGGAAGTTGAATAGACATAACCCCCACCCACATACACCACCCTCTTGGGCCCTGCCATGTCCTGCCAAGGCCTCTCTGGTCAGTCCTGGCCAGTCTGGAGTCCAGCCCAACCATTAGGCTCTGCTCTAGTATGCTCCAGaccacaaacactcccacacagacgGTGAATGGGCCAGTCCTTCAGCGAGTCAGTGTTCTGGCCTGTCACTAGGCAGATGTTCAGCGTGGTGGCCTATCAGGAGGCAGCATAGAGTTTGGAGCCCTGCTCTCTGCGGAGGATTCGGTGCAATTGAGGGGACATGTAAAAGGGCTTGAGGGGCGAGCCGTCGTTCCTCTCCAGGTCTTCACCTTAACCGGGCCCCACGGGATAGGAAGCATTGCcacagaggagaaggaggagaggagcagacaaCATGTAGGTaggaaggcagaaagagagaataCGAGAGAAAGGAGTTAACAGAGCCAAACGATTTAGAAAGTCAAGCAGCAAAATTAATTAGGAGAAAAGTTTAGGATGGTTCAAGTCAGCCAAAATGGCCAGTGAATTATAACCATCTAGTTCAGTGATTAGAGTGCAGCCAAGGCAAGGTTTGACAGAGGACATGCAAATAACACTGTCTCCATACAATTCAAATAATTTAATAGTCTTCACTAGTTCTTCACTGTAAGAACACGTGATAGAAACAATTTAATTGGTAAAACAATAATTACagtgtaaaaaatatttaaaaaaacgcAAGAATAACCCTTCGCCTGACTTATTTAAGAAAACGGTCCACCACTAACGTTCTAATAGGGTCATATGACATGGACAACCTTTCAATTCACCAACACAGACCCCTGTCTTTGTATCATATAAAAGGCCTTTGCACCCCCAGGCTGGGCTGTATTTAAAGAGATGAATGGTGTACTTACAGAAACAAAGGAATAAGGTGTCCACACACATAGCATAGACATTGAAGAAGCCATGGGCAATCAGGTAGGATCCAAATATCACCGTCTGTCAATGAGAGAAGAGTTAAAGTCCGTGAACACACTTAGCAACAAGCAATGCTAACCCAAACTACATTTGATGTAATGATATTTCTTACCAGCAGGGGGACCCAGTAGTAATTTAGTGATGGTACTTCTTCTTGAATAACTGGTATCTTAcgggtgaagaagaagaatgcTAGAACACCTGGGGGGGTGGGGGAAATAACAAAAGAAAAATGAACGACTAAAAACGAGAATACAAATAGTGCCTTTCAAAGAGACGCCTGAACTCCAGCATGCACAGTGTCACTGTTTCAAAGTACTCCTTCCCTTTGTGTATCGTGACTCATACAGTGGTTAGACATAGTTAGTACACCAGTGTGTGGGAAAGACAGGGAACTCACCAACACTccctgaaataagcacttttcccaAGAAGAGCAGAAAGTCTGTCACCTTGTCCAGCACTGCCACcctacagaggagaggaaacTCATTGGAGAAgcccagagacagacagtcaccccCATGATAGACAGACTCACTCTATTCTAATGGAAAGCAAGCTTTACAGTGCCTTACCTCACTACGTTCCTCATCAGGAGGAAGAAAGCATCCTTAGCCGAGGTGCAGAAGTTCTTCCCATATATTGCGATCTGGTGCGAGAAAGTAttcatgattccaacagtttgcGCAAGATGGTTATCAGAACTGCCTGATCTGCTGTTCTTGAAGGAATGGTATCGAAAGTAAATGTCTGAAAACAAGAGATTTAACTTCGCACCGTCCCAAACTCACCATGATGTAGGCGTTCCTGTTCATGAACTTGATGAAATGCTCCAGGCACCAGAAGCAGCATTTGAGACAGCAAATCAGGAATCGGGCAAAAGCATTGTGCGCACCTGAAAAGACATGACGACCATGATCAAATAAATGTACAccactgtatataaacatatAAAAAAGGCAGTGGGTTTAGTATGAGCACAAAACCCACCTTTGAGTTTGTGATCCAGATACTCCAGAACAATGCGGAACATCTGCACTACAGCCAGAATCAGAGAGCCAAACGCCAGAGAGCCTGTGTGGTACCTGGAAGAGATACCATACACTCTATTACCaaactgcttgtgtgtgtgttgaaaacattttgcttacagtacattcggaaagtattcagacccttgactttttccacattttattacattacagcctaattctaaaatgtattaaattgtttttttcccaccTTATCAatttatacacaataccccataatgacaaagcaaaaacaggttttttagaaatgtttgcaaatatattacaaattaaaaaactgaaatatcacatttacctaagtattcagaccctttattgagtactttgttgaagcacctttggcagcaattacatcctagagccttcttgggtatgaggctacaagcttggcatacctgtgtttggggagtttctcccattcttgagatcctctcaagctctgtcaggatggggAGCaccgctacacagctattttaaggtctctccagatatgttagaTCGAGGTCAAGTCAGAGCTCTGGCTGGACCAATCAAGGatcttcagagacttgtcccgaagccactcctgtgttgccttggctatgtgcttaatgttgttgtcctgttggaaggtgagcacCTTCCCAACACCCTCCTCCTTCATTcacctttcccttgatcctgactagtctcccagtccctgcaggtgaaaaacatccccacagcatgatgctgcaccaccatgcttcaccgtagggatggtgcaaggggTCCTccagatggtgccaggtttcctccttcaatcttggtttcatcagaccagagaatcgtgtttctcatggtctgtcctttaggtgccttttggaaaactctaagcgggctgtcatgtgccttttactgaggagtggcttacatctggccactataccataaaggcctgattggtggagtgctgcagagatcgttgtccttctggaagaatgatggaggccaatgtgttcttggggacattcaattctgcagacatgttttggtacccttccccagatctgtgcctcgacacaaatcctgtctcggagctctacggacagttccttaaacctcatggcttggtttttgctcaagTGTGTGCCTGTCtatatcaattgaatttaccacaggtggactccaatcaagttgtagaaacatctcaaggatgatcaatggaaacaggatgcacttgagctcaatttcgagtcaaaaggcaaagggtctgaatacttatgtaaataaggtgtgtttttttgttatacatttgccaaaatgaagaaaaaaaaaatgttttcgatttgtcattatggaatACTGTGTTTAGACTGATAGaggacaattttttttatttcatccttttttagaataaggctgtaatgtatcaaaatgtgaaaagagtcaaggggtctgaatactttccgaatgcactgtacacatccaccatacacacactcacttccCCCTTCAAATCATAGGCTTAAACACCTAAACGCACTTAGGgccagtttcctggacacagattaagagTAGTCCTGGACTAGAAGGCATGCTTAATAGAGACTCTCCATTAATATAGCTTTTTAGTGCAGGACTAGGATTActcaaccccctcctccttaTGTGCTAATCCCATATAACTGAGAAAGGGAAAGTCAGTTGAACGaccttctgcatttaacccaacccctctgaatcagagagttgcgggggcctgccttaatcgacatccacgtcttcggcgtgcgcgggaacagtgggttaactgccttgctcaggggcaagACGACAGCTCggaggattcgatccagcaaccattcggttactggcccgacgctctaaccgctaggctacctgccgccccattcaaTGAACGTGGGCGTTTTCTGTCGAGTGAAATTATTTGAGCAAGCCTACCTTACAGCCCTACTGAAggaggagaacagtggacagGATGGTATATCCTGGGGCTTCCTCAGGGCCCAGTAGTAGGAGGCGAAGGCCCCGGCCAGGGTGCACTGTCCCAGGGCGATGGTGAAGTTGACCAGCCACAGGAACACCAGCAGGTTACACAGCTGCAGCACAAATATGTAGCGGTGGTAGAGGCTCTCGCCGCCGTAGAAGGCAAAGGTGCACTGGGAGCCAGGGCACACCTTGGTCACGTTGGTCTGACTGAAGGTCTGGAGAGATAGGGGAAGTTATTCGGTTAGAAGGAAATgccacccaattccctatattgAGCACTCCCCTCTGATCAGAGCATACATCAGCACCCTTCTCCCATTCTCGATTTCCCTACaacagggactagggtgccatttcatgAAAGACCAAATGTAGCCAGAGCTCACAGATGTTCTCACTGGCTAGCTATTTCACAGCTGAATGATGTGTACTCCTGTTCAGGATTTCAAGgccaataagcatacagtagttTTCAATACAGCTATAACACCAATGTGATAAAGAGGAAGAGAGTCGAGAGAAAAACAAACCTCTGGATCACAGGTGAGGTTGGCATACACGCATTTGTCCGGCGTCGACATGACCTTGTAGACAGCATCGCCTGAAGACGCCAAGAAGCTGAGGGCAAAACCAGTAAAGGGCAACACAGAGGAATGGAAGCAGAAACAAGCATCACAATTTGTACCTGCCTATGAGCCATCAATATTGGGATTTCCACTAAGGGCTCAGCAGTTTTATTAGGTTCAATTCAATTCCAGTCAAGTATATTCCAATCACTATGACTCCATGGGTGATAGCTCAGAATGCTTCACCCGTAGCTACAATAGGTAACACTGCATGTCAAGATAACTATGTAAAGTGTACACATAGCACAGTGAGGATGAGGCTTGGtaaatatatagagaggatacacAGCAGTGACCGCCCAGTACGCTATGCAGATGGCCAGCAGCACAAAAGTGATGATCGGGTAGAAGAGAGTGGACATGATGTAGCCAATGgccctggagaagagagagagagagagaaagagaatggagagaacgtgtgtgggggagtggggggggtAGTTAAAAGTTAGGTTAATTTTCCCACACCGAGCACACAGACGGGTTCGATTCAAAGTGACACAACAAGAGAAGGTCAGAGGTCACTCTCCTGAGAAGATTGCCACtcacctgctcccctccttcaGCAGAGCGATGGCGATGCGTACTCTCCTCCTCAGGAATATCAGGATTATTATGATGACCGCCTCAATGACCGACAGGGAGATCACTGCAATACAAATTATAACAATTAAGCAgaagaaaaaaggtgctattccTCAGACCAGAGACTCTCCTGGCGTTTGCCCAATTCATTTAAGCAATATCAGGTTGCATACGGTTAACAGGAAATCCTATGGTTTCCCCATCTCTAATTCATCTACTGATTGAGAAGCAAAAGCAAAACCAGCAGACATGCTTCGCACCCAACTGCTTCACAGCAAGTCCAAGAGACTCTGCACCTTGTGATAAACACAGTAAAACTGAGTCGACAGCCTTGTGCTAGGCTAGTAGTTCCCGTGCTAAACCAATAGATGGGAGAAGTGGATGGCCACGCACTGAAGATGAGCCAGGTCTGACTGAGCTGCAGGTAAACTCGGAAGTCCGTCTGAAAGCCGATGTCAGAGATGGTGACGTCACCATCCCCGTGTGGCTTCCCTCTCAGTGTACTGAACTCCCAGTAGCAGTGCCAGATCcctgagaaagacagaggagagagagacagagaagaaagagatgTGACACGTTGAGATACTGCACCTGTACATCTGCTACATTTAGCTTGTGGACACGATCTCCCACACAAATCTACATACAGTAGCGGTATGTTGACCTTCAGTACAGTATGGGCTGGTGAAGTGTGGATAATGTACTCAGGCTAAAGATGGCATTGTGCTCTTTTAGTGAGGCTATAGTAGCTTTTGGGTCAGTGACGGAGAGCGTACTGCATTACTAACCGTAGCCCACCACAGCGATGACTCCGAAGATGATGAGCCACAGGAGCACTCCGGCTGTGAACCGCAGCAGCAGGATAAAGGCCAGACTGACCACCATGGTTATCACCAGACCtctagaaacacaaaacacacctGTTGTGTAAGAGTGAGGACCACTGTAAAACATATACACATACAAAAATACATGCATGAATGCATGAGGACACACGTGTGTCGGACTTACATTAAGATCCAGTACCAGGAGTTGGCATAGTCCTCAAAGATCTTCATGCCAACCTCCTTGGCGTCTAGCAGACTGGTAATGCCactgtgaggggagggagaggagaagcgAGAGCAAAAGATTGAGGGAGAAATAAAGAATGAGAACGTGCTCATTTACGGAGAGAACATTGGCCTGTGTTGTGTTGCAATCCCTCTCACTTGCACACACAGCACAGGGCCACGACACACTGCAGTTTATGAGGGGGCTGTACAGCCCTGGGAGACGGCACAGGTTGTAGGCAGGCGTCCCTTATAAATGTGTCACACGTCAACATATTAGTGTTATCAAAGCGCTAGGAAGCAGCAATGCTCTCTATGACTCTGAAGCAGGTTACTACTCCACCACAGTAGCAAAGGAACCAGGAATAATACATACAAATGAGTCTTGAAGCTTAGCTATTCCTGTAGGCATCTCTTTCTGTCATAACTACACGAACAAGCAGAAAATGGTAACAGTTCAATGTACAGTACAAGCTTGACAAAGAGCTGATGGCAAAAATCACCAGGAATACTTCACCAGATATCCACTGTACCTACAGCTCTATCTAGAACCGTAGTGTTCTTCGgcggtccccataggataacccttgaAGAATCCTTGTTGGTTGCAAGTAGAACCAttttacagagggttctacctggaacccaaaagggttctacctggaaccaatagGGGTTATCctgtggggacagccaaagaacccattTGGAACCTTTTTTCCCTAGAGTGTTATTGTAGACATCGGACCCAAAGTATTCCCTGGTGCTTTTACTCACTATATTATCAGCCTCTACGGGACTGGTGAACAGCAGTAGCGAGAGACTAGAACCAACCTTCCCCTGGAGCTGTGCAGAATGTCTCGTGAGTGGAGCACCAATCTCGGTCTGTTTTATGAGGACAGCTACCACACGTCAGGAGGAAAGCTCACTCTAGGCATTAATTTCATCTGGACCATCATATTTCTCTAAAAAGCCCATGACCGTACAGCTATAATAGCACATAATGCAACCTACTCAAGTAATTCATGTTGTTATGAAAAATGAGCCCTAGTAACACCAATGAAACCCTACCAATGTACCAATGAAACCGAAAGTGCTGTGCTATTGTGCCTAACGCACTCCCCAGAACTGGTG is drawn from Oncorhynchus tshawytscha isolate Ot180627B linkage group LG05, Otsh_v2.0, whole genome shotgun sequence and contains these coding sequences:
- the LOC112250654 gene encoding choline transporter-like protein 5-B isoform X1 gives rise to the protein MARKTDIPPSYYGEPRKFDPGFRGPIHNRGCTDVVCCVVFVIFILGYIALGTVAWIHGDPRKVVYPTDSHGQFCGQQGTPNANKAILFYFNILQCANPAVLINLQCPTTQLCVSKCPDRFATYLDMQYNYRYNKSYWEYYRQFCKPGFDNPRKSVAQVLRDEDCPSMIVPSRPFLQRCFPDFITRNGTLTVANKTVFKDGLGKTRSVIDLRDAAKDSNLEPRVNWTAIAGRVTAMQQGVESGITSLLDAKEVGMKIFEDYANSWYWILIGLVITMVVSLAFILLLRFTAGVLLWLIIFGVIAVVGYGIWHCYWEFSTLRGKPHGDGDVTISDIGFQTDFRVYLQLSQTWLIFMISLSVIEAVIIIILIFLRRRVRIAIALLKEGSRAIGYIMSTLFYPIITFVLLAICIAYWAVTAVFLASSGDAVYKVMSTPDKCVYANLTCDPETFSQTNVTKVCPGSQCTFAFYGGESLYHRYIFVLQLCNLLVFLWLVNFTIALGQCTLAGAFASYYWALRKPQDIPSCPLFSSFSRAVRYHTGSLAFGSLILAVVQMFRIVLEYLDHKLKGAHNAFARFLICCLKCCFWCLEHFIKFMNRNAYIMIAIYGKNFCTSAKDAFFLLMRNVVRVAVLDKVTDFLLFLGKVLISGSVGVLAFFFFTRKIPVIQEEVPSLNYYWVPLLTVIFGSYLIAHGFFNVYAMCVDTLFLCFLVDLEVNSGSAARPFYMSSTLRQILDKKNSKRRKDKRERGR
- the LOC112250654 gene encoding choline transporter-like protein 5-B isoform X5, giving the protein MARKTDIPPSYYGEPRKFDPGFRGPIHNRGCTDVVCCVVFVIFILGYIALGTVAWIHGDPRKVVYPTDSHGQFCGQQGTPNANKAILFYFNILQCANPAVLINLQCPTTQLCVSKCPDRFATYLDMQYNYRYNKSYWEYYRQFCKPGFDNPRKSVAQVLRDEDCPSMIVPSRPFLQRCFPDFITRNGTLTVANKTVFKDGLGKTRSVIDLRDAANGITSLLDAKEVGMKIFEDYANSWYWILIGLVITMVVSLAFILLLRFTAGVLLWLIIFGVIAVVGYGIWHCYWEFSTLRGKPHGDGDVTISDIGFQTDFRVYLQLSQTWLIFMISLSVIEAVIIIILIFLRRRVRIAIALLKEGSRAIGYIMSTLFYPIITFVLLAICIAYWAVTAVFLASSGDAVYKVMSTPDKCVYANLTCDPETFSQTNVTKVCPGSQCTFAFYGGESLYHRYIFVLQLCNLLVFLWLVNFTIALGQCTLAGAFASYYWALRKPQDIPSCPLFSSFSRAVRYHTGSLAFGSLILAVVQMFRIVLEYLDHKLKGAHNAFARFLICCLKCCFWCLEHFIKFMNRNAYIMIAIYGKNFCTSAKDAFFLLMRNVVRVAVLDKVTDFLLFLGKVLISGSVGVLAFFFFTRKIPVIQEEVPSLNYYWVPLLTVIFGSYLIAHGFFNVYAMCVDTLFLCFCEDLERNDGSPLKPFYMSPQLHRILRREQGSKLYAAS
- the LOC112250654 gene encoding choline transporter-like protein 5-B isoform X3, producing MARKTDIPPSYYGEPRKFDPGFRGPIHNRGCTDVVCCVVFVIFILGYIALGTVAWIHGDPRKVVYPTDSHGQFCGQQGTPNANKAILFYFNILQCANPAVLINLQCPTTQLCVSKCPDRFATYLDMQYNYRYNKSYWEYYRQFCKPGFDNPRKSVAQVLRDEDCPSMIVPSRPFLQRCFPDFITRNGTLTVANKTVFKDGLGKTRSVIDLRDAAKDSNLEPRVNWTAIAGGITSLLDAKEVGMKIFEDYANSWYWILIGLVITMVVSLAFILLLRFTAGVLLWLIIFGVIAVVGYGIWHCYWEFSTLRGKPHGDGDVTISDIGFQTDFRVYLQLSQTWLIFMISLSVIEAVIIIILIFLRRRVRIAIALLKEGSRAIGYIMSTLFYPIITFVLLAICIAYWAVTAVFLASSGDAVYKVMSTPDKCVYANLTCDPETFSQTNVTKVCPGSQCTFAFYGGESLYHRYIFVLQLCNLLVFLWLVNFTIALGQCTLAGAFASYYWALRKPQDIPSCPLFSSFSRAVRYHTGSLAFGSLILAVVQMFRIVLEYLDHKLKGAHNAFARFLICCLKCCFWCLEHFIKFMNRNAYIMIAIYGKNFCTSAKDAFFLLMRNVVRVAVLDKVTDFLLFLGKVLISGSVGVLAFFFFTRKIPVIQEEVPSLNYYWVPLLTVIFGSYLIAHGFFNVYAMCVDTLFLCFLVDLEVNSGSAARPFYMSSTLRQILDKKNSKRRKDKRERGR
- the LOC112250654 gene encoding choline transporter-like protein 5-B isoform X4, producing the protein MARKTDIPPSYYGEPRKFDPGFRGPIHNRGCTDVVCCVVFVIFILGYIALGTVAWIHGDPRKVVYPTDSHGQFCGQQGTPNANKAILFYFNILQCANPAVLINLQCPTTQLCVSKCPDRFATYLDMQYNYRYNKSYWEYYRQFCKPGFDNPRKSVAQVLRDEDCPSMIVPSRPFLQRCFPDFITRNGTLTVANKTVFKDGLGKTRSVIDLRDAANRVTAMQQGVESGITSLLDAKEVGMKIFEDYANSWYWILIGLVITMVVSLAFILLLRFTAGVLLWLIIFGVIAVVGYGIWHCYWEFSTLRGKPHGDGDVTISDIGFQTDFRVYLQLSQTWLIFMISLSVIEAVIIIILIFLRRRVRIAIALLKEGSRAIGYIMSTLFYPIITFVLLAICIAYWAVTAVFLASSGDAVYKVMSTPDKCVYANLTCDPETFSQTNVTKVCPGSQCTFAFYGGESLYHRYIFVLQLCNLLVFLWLVNFTIALGQCTLAGAFASYYWALRKPQDIPSCPLFSSFSRAVRYHTGSLAFGSLILAVVQMFRIVLEYLDHKLKGAHNAFARFLICCLKCCFWCLEHFIKFMNRNAYIMIAIYGKNFCTSAKDAFFLLMRNVVRVAVLDKVTDFLLFLGKVLISGSVGVLAFFFFTRKIPVIQEEVPSLNYYWVPLLTVIFGSYLIAHGFFNVYAMCVDTLFLCFLVDLEVNSGSAARPFYMSSTLRQILDKKNSKRRKDKRERGR
- the LOC112250654 gene encoding choline transporter-like protein 5-B isoform X2; translated protein: MARKTDIPPSYYGEPRKFDPGFRGPIHNRGCTDVVCCVVFVIFILGYIALGTVAWIHGDPRKVVYPTDSHGQFCGQQGTPNANKAILFYFNILQCANPAVLINLQCPTTQLCVSKCPDRFATYLDMQYNYRYNKSYWEYYRQFCKPGFDNPRKSVAQVLRDEDCPSMIVPSRPFLQRCFPDFITRNGTLTVANKTVFKDGLGKTRSVIDLRDAAKDSNLEPRVNWTAIAGRVTAMQQGVESGITSLLDAKEVGMKIFEDYANSWYWILIGLVITMVVSLAFILLLRFTAGVLLWLIIFGVIAVVGYGIWHCYWEFSTLRGKPHGDGDVTISDIGFQTDFRVYLQLSQTWLIFMISLSVIEAVIIIILIFLRRRVRIAIALLKEGSRAIGYIMSTLFYPIITFVLLAICIAYWAVTAVFLASSGDAVYKVMSTPDKCVYANLTCDPETFSQTNVTKVCPGSQCTFAFYGGESLYHRYIFVLQLCNLLVFLWLVNFTIALGQCTLAGAFASYYWALRKPQDIPSCPLFSSFSRAVRYHTGSLAFGSLILAVVQMFRIVLEYLDHKLKGAHNAFARFLICCLKCCFWCLEHFIKFMNRNAYIMIAIYGKNFCTSAKDAFFLLMRNVVRVAVLDKVTDFLLFLGKVLISGSVGVLAFFFFTRKIPVIQEEVPSLNYYWVPLLTVIFGSYLIAHGFFNVYAMCVDTLFLCFCEDLERNDGSPLKPFYMSPQLHRILRREQGSKLYAAS